A stretch of the Candidatus Limnocylindrales bacterium genome encodes the following:
- the hemE gene encoding uroporphyrinogen decarboxylase: MAEEARRLIHNAGGVPISAPTMKEVPLEANDQAFVFAEELLAGRVNIVIFMTGVGTRYLFAALQTRYEQADLVRALSATTTVARGPKPVRVLRELGVPVTITVPEPNTWRQILAALDEATEGVEVEGATVAVQEYGVSNDEFVAALRARGAAVHQVPVYRWELPDDIHPLQDAIGQVLARTVDVLLFTSSNQLYSLLEVVRRLGKEQEFRAALRELVVCSVGPVCTETLVEHGFHVDMQPSHPKIGTLIKEAGEQAPAIVADKRATLRAAAAPARPPRPAADPRLLSESPFMKACRGEPVPYTPVWLMRQAGRYMQEYREVRARYSFLDLCKMPELAAKVTVEAQERIGADAAILFSDILLILEPMGLGLEYVHGDGPSLSRLVRGPEDVDRLREIDPRQELAFVYDAIARIRAELQPNIPLIGFSGAPFTLASYVIEGGGSKNYVATKRFMYTDAGAWNAMMSVLSRAVARYLSAQAEAGCQALQIFDSWVGCLSPYDYETYVLPHMRAIMEALPKDVPVIHFGTDTATLLDLQMEAGARVLGVDHRMDIGQAFDRFPGTPIQGNLDPVILLSDVATVKKQAARVLEEVGGRPGHIFNLGHGILPGTPVDNVIALVDTVHELSSRS, translated from the coding sequence ATGGCGGAAGAGGCCCGCCGTCTGATCCACAACGCGGGCGGCGTGCCGATCTCGGCGCCGACGATGAAAGAAGTGCCTCTGGAGGCGAACGATCAGGCGTTCGTCTTTGCGGAGGAGCTGCTGGCGGGGCGCGTAAACATCGTCATCTTCATGACCGGGGTTGGCACGCGGTACCTCTTCGCCGCCCTGCAGACGCGCTACGAGCAGGCCGACCTGGTGCGTGCGCTCAGCGCGACCACCACCGTGGCGCGCGGGCCCAAGCCGGTGCGCGTCCTGCGCGAGCTCGGCGTCCCCGTCACCATCACCGTCCCCGAGCCCAACACCTGGCGTCAGATCCTGGCAGCGCTGGATGAGGCCACCGAAGGCGTGGAAGTCGAGGGCGCCACCGTCGCCGTGCAGGAGTACGGCGTCAGCAACGATGAATTCGTGGCGGCGCTGCGGGCGCGCGGCGCGGCCGTGCATCAGGTGCCGGTGTACCGGTGGGAGCTGCCCGACGACATCCACCCGTTGCAGGACGCGATCGGGCAGGTGCTGGCGCGCACGGTCGACGTCCTGCTCTTCACCAGCTCCAACCAGCTCTACAGCCTGCTCGAAGTCGTACGACGCCTGGGAAAGGAGCAGGAGTTCCGCGCAGCCCTGCGTGAGCTGGTGGTCTGCTCGGTCGGCCCGGTCTGCACGGAGACGCTGGTCGAGCACGGCTTCCACGTCGACATGCAGCCGTCGCACCCCAAGATCGGCACGCTGATCAAGGAGGCCGGCGAGCAGGCACCGGCCATCGTTGCCGACAAGCGCGCGACGCTGCGGGCCGCCGCGGCGCCCGCGCGGCCGCCGCGGCCTGCGGCCGATCCCAGGCTCCTTTCCGAGAGCCCGTTCATGAAGGCGTGCCGCGGTGAACCGGTGCCGTACACGCCCGTGTGGCTGATGCGCCAGGCCGGCCGCTACATGCAGGAGTATCGCGAGGTGCGGGCGCGCTACTCCTTCCTCGACCTGTGCAAGATGCCCGAGCTGGCCGCCAAGGTGACGGTCGAGGCGCAGGAACGCATCGGCGCGGACGCGGCCATTCTGTTCTCGGACATTCTTCTGATCCTGGAGCCGATGGGCCTTGGGCTCGAGTACGTGCACGGCGACGGCCCGAGCCTTTCCCGCCTGGTGCGCGGCCCCGAAGACGTCGACCGCCTGCGCGAGATCGACCCGCGCCAGGAGCTCGCCTTCGTCTACGACGCCATCGCGCGCATCCGCGCCGAGCTGCAGCCGAATATCCCGTTGATCGGTTTTTCGGGCGCGCCCTTCACGCTGGCCTCCTACGTGATCGAGGGCGGCGGTTCGAAGAACTACGTCGCCACCAAGCGCTTCATGTACACCGATGCCGGCGCGTGGAACGCGATGATGTCGGTGCTCTCGCGCGCGGTCGCCCGGTACCTGTCGGCGCAGGCCGAGGCCGGATGCCAGGCGCTTCAGATCTTCGACAGCTGGGTCGGCTGCCTCTCGCCCTACGATTACGAGACCTACGTGCTGCCGCACATGCGCGCGATCATGGAAGCGCTGCCCAAGGACGTGCCCGTGATCCACTTCGGCACCGACACGGCAACCCTGCTCGATCTTCAGATGGAGGCCGGCGCGCGCGTGCTCGGCGTCGATCACCGGATGGACATCGGTCAGGCATTCGATCGCTTCCCGGGCACGCCGATTCAGGGAAATCTGGACCCCGTCATCCTGCTGAGCGACGTCGCCACCGTGAAGAAGCAGGCGGCGCGCGTGCTCGAGGAGGTCGGCGGCAGGCCCGGGCACATCTTCAACCTCGGGCACGGCATCCTGCCGGGAACGCCGGTCGACAACGTCATCGCGCTCGTGGACACCGTGCACGAGCTTTCGTCGCGGTCTTGA
- a CDS encoding CBS domain-containing protein gives MKIRDIQKSKPIQIQTIDPDKTIHHAIKQLCQYNIGALPVVDSSGSLVGIISERDVLRLCSRDDFVEALSLKVSEVMTKDVVIGVCDDDLDYVMSVMTERRIRHLPVLEDRKLVMIVSIGDVVKAQYDQKDTEARFLRDYMAGTTA, from the coding sequence ATGAAGATCCGCGACATCCAGAAGAGCAAACCCATCCAAATCCAGACCATCGATCCGGACAAGACGATCCATCACGCCATCAAGCAGCTGTGCCAGTACAACATCGGCGCTCTGCCCGTGGTCGATTCCTCGGGCTCTCTGGTCGGCATCATCTCCGAGCGCGACGTTCTGCGGCTGTGCTCTCGCGACGACTTCGTCGAGGCGCTGTCGCTCAAGGTCTCCGAGGTCATGACCAAGGACGTCGTCATCGGCGTCTGCGACGACGATCTCGACTACGTCATGTCGGTCATGACCGAGCGGCGCATCCGGCATCTCCCCGTCCTCGAAGACCGCAAGCTCGTCATGATCGTGTCGATCGGCGACGTCGTGAAGGCGCAGTACGATCAGAAGGACACGGAGGCGCGGTTTTTGCGGGATTATATGGCTGGGACCACCGCTTGA